One segment of Perognathus longimembris pacificus isolate PPM17 chromosome 26, ASM2315922v1, whole genome shotgun sequence DNA contains the following:
- the Pxylp1 gene encoding LOW QUALITY PROTEIN: 2-phosphoxylose phosphatase 1 (The sequence of the model RefSeq protein was modified relative to this genomic sequence to represent the inferred CDS: deleted 1 base in 1 codon): MLFRNRFLLLLALAALLAFLSLSLQFFHLIPVSPAKNGGNGKSRKRILAHPATEPPAADPVYEALLYCNIPSVAEHSMEGHAPHHFKLVSVHAFIRHGDRYPLYPIPKTKRPDIDCTLVANRKPYHPKLEAFVSHMSKGSGASFESPLNSLPLYPNHPLCELGELTQTGVVQHLRNGQLLRDVYLKKHQLLPDDWSAAQLYLETTGKSRTLQSALALLYGFLPDFDWTKIRFRHQPSTLFCSGSCHCPARNQFLEREQRRQYLLRLRNGLLDRTYGEMARIVDVPARQLRAANPIDAMLCHFCHNVSFPCTPSGCLGMEHFRVIKAHQLEDERERREKKLYLGYALLGAHPVLNHTVDRLRRAARGGTGELFALHSAHDVTLSPLLSALGLAEARFPRFAARLIFELWRDRERPGEHSVRVLYDGVDVTFLTSFCRDHPRRPPRPMCPLENLVRFVQRDMFLALDGGSTSYFEACHREGA, from the exons ATGCTGTTCCGCAACCGcttcctgctgctgctggcgCTGGCCGCCCTGCTCGCCTTCCTGAGCCTCAGCCTGCAGTTCT tTCACTTGATCCCCGTGTCCCCGGCTAAGAATGGCGGCAACGGCAAGAGTCGCAAGAGGATCCTGGCCCACCCCGCGACCGAGCCCCCCGCGGCGGACCCCGTGTACGAGGCCCTGCTCTACTGCAACATCCCCAGCGTGGCCGAGCACAGCATGGAAG GTCACGCCCCCCACCATTTCAAGCTGGTCTCGGTGCACGCGTTCATCCGCCACGGGGACCGCTAC CCCCTCTACCCCATCCCCAAAACCAAGCGGCCCGACATCGACTGCACCCTGGTGGCCAACAG GAAACCCTATCACCCCAAGCTGGAAGCGTTCGTCAGCCACATGTCCAAGGGATCTGGAGCCTCTTTCGAAAGCCCCTTAAACTCCCTGCCTCTGTACCCTAACCATCCTCTGTGTGAGCTGGGGGAGCTCACGCAGACAG GAGTCGTGCAGCACCTGCGGAACGGCCAGCTGCTGCGGGACGTCTACCTGAAGAAGCACCAGCTCCTGCCCGACGACTGGTCGGCCGCCCAGCTCTACCTGGAGACCACGGGCAAGAGCCGCACCCTGCAGAGCGCGCTGGCCCTGCTCTACGGCTTCCTCCCGGACTTCGACTGGACCAAGATCCGCTTCCGCCACCAGCCCAGCACCCTGTTCTGCTCGGGGAGCTGCCACTGCCCGGCGAGGAACCAGTTCCTGGAGCGGGAGCAGCGCCGCCAGTACCTGCTGCGGCTGCGCAACGGCCTGCTGGACAGGACGTACGGCGAGATGGCCCGCATCGTGGACGTGCCCGCCAGGCAGCTGCGCGCCGCCAACCCCATCGACGCCATGCTCTGCCACTTCTGCCACAACGTCAGCTTCCCCTGCACCCCGAGCGGCTGCCTGGGCATGGAGCACTTCAGGGTGATCAAGGCCCACCAGCTGGAGGACGAGAGGGAGAGGCGGGAGAAGAAGCTCTACCTGGGCTACGCGCTGCTGGGCGCCCACCCCGTCCTCAACCACACCGTGGACCGCCTGCGGCGCGCGGCCCGCGGCGGCACGGGGGAGCTCTTCGCCCTCCACTCCGCCCACGACGTCACCCTGTCCCCGCTCCTCAGTGCCTTGGGCCTGGCCGAGGCCAGGTTCCCCAGGTTCGCCGCCAGGCTCATCTTCGAGCTCTGGCGGGACCGGGAGCGGCCCGGCGAGCACTCGGTCCGCGTGCTCTACGACGGCGTGGACGTCACGTTCCTCACCTCCTTCTGCAGGGACCACCCCAGGCGCCCCCCCAGGCCCATGTGCCCCCTGGAGAACCTGGTCCGCTTCGTCCAGAGGGACATGTTCCTGGCCCTCGACGGCGGCAGTACCAGTTATTTCGAGGCGTGCCACAGAGAAGGAGCGTGA